The following is a genomic window from Gammaproteobacteria bacterium.
ACAACATGAAAGTCGGCGCGCTGGGCACCGTGGGTCTGGTCACCTTGTTCTATACCGTGGTGTCGGTCATGCAGAAGATCGAACAGGCCTTCAACCACAGTTGGCGGATTACAACCCAGCGTAGCGCAAAACAGCGTTTCAGCGATTACCTGAGCGTGATCATCATCGGCCCGGTGCTGGTGTTCACCGCCTTCGGCATCACCGCCTCGTTGATGGACAATCAGGTGGTGAATTATTTGTCCTCGTATGAACTGGTGGGGCAGGTACTGCGCTGGATGGCGCGGCTGTTGCCGTATCTCATCGTCATCGGCGCGTTTACCTTTGTGTATGTGTTCATGCCCAACACGCGCGTGCGGGTGCGCTCGGCCTTTGCGGGCGCGGTGACGGCGGGCATTTTGTGGCAGGTGGCGAGCTGGGCTTTCGCAAAATTCGTGGCCGGTTCCGCGCAGTACACGGCGGTCTATGCCACGTTCGCCAGCCTGTTCCTGTTCATCATCTGGCTGTACGTGGCCTGGCTCATCCTGCTCACCGGCGCCAACATCGCCTTCTATCACCAGCACCCGGAATATTTGAGCAGTCGCCGGCGCGATCCGGTTCTGAGCGTGCGCGAGCAGGAGGCGCTGGTCCTGCTGGCGATGGGTCATATCACGGCGGCGCTCTACCACAGCAGGCCGCCCTGCACGCTGCCCGCTCTCGCGCAGCGACTGCACGTGCCGAAGGCGCTGCTCCGCAAGATGCTGGAGCCCTTGCAGCAGAGCGGCCTGCTGAAAACCGTCGCGGGCGATGAACCCGCCTACCTGCTGGCGCGCGCGCCGGAGGTCACGACGGTGGATGCGGTGCTGGATATCGTGCGATCGGCGGATGCGGCCGGCGGACTGGAGACGCGCGCAAGCACGGCGTTCCTGTCCCACTGGCGCAATTACGAACAGAGCATCGCCGCGGCGGTAAAGACACTCACGCTCAAGGACCTCGCTGAAATGATCTAGCCGCCGGGCTTGCGCGCGACGCGCAGCGCCAGCGGCCAGCGGACGATCCGCGGCCGTTCCGGATCCGGCCAGACATCGGTCAGTGATTCAATCAACGCGGGTACCGGGTCCTCACCGCGGATTTGCCGGAAGCGCTGGGTGGCGGACCATGTGCGCACATAACCCGCCAGTGCCGGCAGCGTCATCTCTGCTTCCATCGTGAATGCGGGCACGCCCAGTTCCGGGAACGGCAGCGTGATTCCACGGTAACCATCGTCCACAACCCGCCGCTCCGGCGGCCAGTACGGACCGATGATCCCGTCGTAGAAGTCATCGAATATTTTCTGCGCTTCACCGTCCGTG
Proteins encoded in this region:
- a CDS encoding YhjD/YihY/BrkB family envelope integrity protein, encoding MNRSPAAHVHHYLWGNPDLRGVPHHHAVFITLTRYFYVTVRDLTQGDLPIRAASLAYTSLLSMVPLLAVSFSMLKAFGVHNKLEPILLQALEPLGPSGEDIAHNIISFVNNMKVGALGTVGLVTLFYTVVSVMQKIEQAFNHSWRITTQRSAKQRFSDYLSVIIIGPVLVFTAFGITASLMDNQVVNYLSSYELVGQVLRWMARLLPYLIVIGAFTFVYVFMPNTRVRVRSAFAGAVTAGILWQVASWAFAKFVAGSAQYTAVYATFASLFLFIIWLYVAWLILLTGANIAFYHQHPEYLSSRRRDPVLSVREQEALVLLAMGHITAALYHSRPPCTLPALAQRLHVPKALLRKMLEPLQQSGLLKTVAGDEPAYLLARAPEVTTVDAVLDIVRSADAAGGLETRASTAFLSHWRNYEQSIAAAVKTLTLKDLAEMI